Proteins from one Archocentrus centrarchus isolate MPI-CPG fArcCen1 chromosome 8, fArcCen1, whole genome shotgun sequence genomic window:
- the mrps34 gene encoding small ribosomal subunit protein mS34 encodes MVKKKRLRLIAEMARKIRAYRELKSRPRESQKYALDYETMKRPHTGKMLPVLAWQDVRRESRLFSLLAGMRMFGVGRLFTRKSWLEDHSEPSYWQITKVKVDYTAENMDHGRAWGILTYKGKQESEVKEVDKVMYHDWRLIPKHTEQQFKDFEPLPEPPVRNVPYPPLLRAMLLAQQKKAEGTRAMEEPLLPLKRDILLSKDYFRRQEQEQQRKEGTAV; translated from the exons ATGGTGAAGAAAAAGAGACTTCGCCTCATAGCGGAAATGGCTCGGAAGATTCGGGCGTACAGAGAGCTCAAGTCCCGGCCGCGGGAGTCTCAGAAGTACGCCCTGGACTATGAGACGATGAAACGGCCGCACACGGGGAAGATGCTACCTGTGCTGGCCTGGCAGGATGTCCGCAGGGAGAGCCGCCTCTTCTCCCTCCTGGCCGGGATGAGGATGTTCGGAGTAGGCCGCCTCTTCACCCGCAAGTCCTGGCTGGAGGACCACTCGGAGCCCAGCTACTGGCAGATCACCAAGGTCAAGGTGGACTACACAGCAGAG AACATGGATCATGGCCGAGCATGGGGGATCCTCACTTACAAAG GGAAACAGGAGAGTGAGGTCAAGGAGGTGGACAAGGTGATGTACCACGACTGGCGCCTGATTCCCAAACACACGGAGCAGCAATTTAAGGACTTTGAGCCCCTTCCTGAGCCGCCCGTCCGAAATGTCCCCTACCCTCCCCTGCTCCGTGCCATGCTGCTGGCACAGCAGAAGAAAGCAGAAGGCACCAGAGCGATGGAGGAGCCTCTCTTGCCTTTAAAGAGGGACATTTTGCTGAGCAAAGATTATTTCCGCAGGCAGGAACAAGAGCAACAGAGGAAAGAGGGGACAGCGGTGTGA